The nucleotide sequence ttttgcactgtattatCACTGTAGCAATTAGGAtgttgcactactgtgtttatatgtgtaaatatctgtatgtaccttttgatttttttaaatttttattactattattttttctcttcttctttctatagttattTTATCATTCTCTTTCTTTAATCCtagagtgacaccaacagccgaatcCAAATTCTTTGAGCTGATTCTGAAGGTTCAAGATTCAAATGTTCTTCAATGACAAGCACATGCAGCAATAAATAGGCTGtaataaaataagtaaagcACTCATAGAAAAATGTAAGTAAGAAAATAATGCGATCTGGAGAGCTCAAAACCGCTTCGTACATGCGCGCCGCAATGTTGCTTGTGTATAAGTTCCTAATTTCTGAACAGTAAAACTTCTTTCTTGCGTGATGATAATCTAACTCCTACTTTACCAACAGTGCAATGAATGGCTTCTTTGTATCAAATGATTtacctgcagctgataaactgtgactcagTGAataacagctcacctgtctgagatgaagaaaagaacagtgtGATTTATGTAGTGTGATATCCTGATCAATCTCCATCAGTCTCAATGTTCAGGATAGTCTATATAGGATAAACAATGAAGTTACTGTTGTTGTGACAGTGCAGGAAACTCCCTTGCTCTGGAGATGCTTTTTTCAATCTTGCTGCTGTCTGGTGCTGCAGGGATTTAATTAACTAAGGGGAGCACTCCTCAGCAGACTTGGCACAAGATCTGCAACATCAACAccagtgcttttcttttcttttatacaTAAACAACAGTATAAagactatgttttttttttttttgtatggaaACAGGCCTTAAAAAATCAGCTggaaaatcagctgtttccagcttgaatagtcttttaccacattaacaatgtctagactgtatttctgattaatttaacaagctcttcattgaaaaaaaaactgcttttctttcaaagacatttctaattgactccaaacttttgaacggtagtgtataccATAACTTTAACCTTTCTCAGACACTTCGTAGTTGTTGACATTGTCTGACGTGTGTAACTGCAATTCTATATTCATCATCATGAGGTCTGTGTTAAAGGAGTTGTATGACTGCATTATATTAAGCACAGTTTTTATGATAGAAGCAAATTTGTGCCATAGATGTGCACactctctaaaaaaaaaaagccatttcatGACTAAAACATATGCATGccgacacaaaaaacaaacaaatcacctgccgtattgtgtgtttttcttctgcttttttgagTAGATGCAGTCCCACTGTCCATCCACACGATGTCTCTCCACGCCGCCCCACTCCAGTGAGGGGAACCTCATTTACACTGGCAGCCTGGGCACTGCTGTTCGGGGTCAGTCATTGTGTCACATCTAAATTTTGCTGAAACTGTTTCACACTGCATGTCTTGTTTGCAGGTGTCTGagatcaaaaatgaaaactacaCACTGTCCATCATGTGATCTCACTTTAATGACAACATTTCAATCCTCAAGCCTTCATCAggcaaaatttgtgaaaatcaaattcagttttttctttatgcctatatgaataaaaaaatattcatcattGGTTTGGGGTAAACGGATGAGTGTATCGccaattttgattcatttagaaaatctatttttgggAGGAATTTGGCGTGTATTAAATTTCTCCACAATATACAGCCTTAGCTACAGTGACAGAGTGTATTATTCAGTTGAATATATGTTATAGATTTTTGTTGATAAGCATGGGAGTGTGTACACTTACTGTGTGGTGCCCTGCAATTCAGGCCACCAGATGTCACTGTGTCATTTGGTGGCTAGAAGTTGTTGAAGCAGCTTCATTAGTAATTGGACACGTGGATATGCATGAACTGAGGTTAGTGTGCCATTCTTGGGTGTCTCTTCAAAACGCAGCCCATCaactttgtgtttgtgacacCCTCCTTCCCTCCACTCGACCAAAATAACCTCTACACTACATACTAGTGGTGTTCTGTTAGATACTTTTATGTCTTCAGTTCAGAAATACTTAAAGGGATTTGTGTCTATATTGAAGGCAGATCAAAGCTGAATGTAGCATTAATATATTACAATCTTAGCCGGCATCAGGATTGTTTAGATGGACAAATTATTAATGCTCTGTGATTTTGTGCTGTTAATGACATACACAGAACTGCAAAAATATGTAATGCTCCCAACTTCTTCATTTAGATGCGGCAACACACGATTAAGTTGCAACTCAtaatttttattaaatgcatCCAGTTGTCTTCTGTGGTGTGCTGTTGCACTAACATTAGCAAATACCAGTAAATAAGGTTATTAGAATGTAATTTAACACCAATAAAATTCTTAAACAACGTTAAATCATCCCAAgtacaccaccagtcaaaaatttggacacaccttctcattcagtggtttttattaaattattctgtacattgtagattaatactgaagacattaaaaGTATTAGAGAACACATGTGGAATTaggttgtaaacaaaaaaatgttaatcttctGTATTagtctacaatgtataaaataatatagataaataaaaaacattgaatgagaaggggtccaaacttttgactggtagtgtatatacactTTATAAGTAATTTACTGTTCTGTTTAATGAggcaaatggttaaaaaaaaaaacatgactaaaCCAATATGAACACGTCGAGTATTTCCCTCCATTTGAGATCGATGAGTCTCTTCCTCTCCCTGTTTTCAGTGTAGTGTTCTGTAAAAACTTGACttgttctctgtgttttgtcAGGGGTGAAATTCTTCTCTTACAGCACCAGTGGTGCCAGCCTCTTCCTCATGCCACAAATCCTCCTGAAAACGGGACTAGGAGTCCAGAGCTTCGCCCTCCAGGCCGCTTTCTGCGGAGTAATTGGTGTCTTTACCTTCCTCACCCCCGTCCTCCTCCACCTCATTACCAAGGGCTACGTGATCCGCCTGTACCACAACCCAGACAGAGATACTTACACTGCCATCACCTACAGTGTTTTCCTCACTGAAACAAAGTGGGAGTTCCACCAGAGCCAGGTCAGGATCCCAGCTGTCAGCAAGATGTTCACCACCTTCTATGCTGACAAAGTCGGACTCTTAGTAAACCCGGACTTGTTCCCAATCCCACATGACTACAACCATCTGATGGGCTATGATAAGCCCTTCAGCTTTAGCACAGACGACATGGACCAATCTGAGAAGAGCTGAAAGACAGGCTGAATGTGTGAATGTTGGTATATCTGTTCAAACTGTGCAGCACATACTCTCTGTTTTTACCAGGTGGAAACatccaaccaaaaaaaaatcctgaactAGGACTCCAGATATTTTTTGTCAATATATTGATGGTTATTTAGTATTAATAAATTGTGACTTCATTACCATGAGCTGTTTTGTTAGTCTCAGATAATGTGTCATCACTGCTCACACTCACAAGCATCAGAAATGCGGTCACTTCTAGTCATGAACCAAATATTCTTCATCCTCatgcatgaaataaaaacatgaaataatttgTCAGTACTGTCAGCAGAACTGggtattatttaaaatgtgtcagtACAGCAGCTAATACAATGCCAGTACAAATG is from Amphiprion ocellaris isolate individual 3 ecotype Okinawa chromosome 10, ASM2253959v1, whole genome shotgun sequence and encodes:
- the tmem70 gene encoding transmembrane protein 70, mitochondrial, producing the protein MLSVNILRALRACSVPQSFTILQLRHAAGLAVSSGGGGREKQLTLHAVRRSFPMLHQMQSHCPSTRCLSTPPHSSEGNLIYTGSLGTAVRGVKFFSYSTSGASLFLMPQILLKTGLGVQSFALQAAFCGVIGVFTFLTPVLLHLITKGYVIRLYHNPDRDTYTAITYSVFLTETKWEFHQSQVRIPAVSKMFTTFYADKVGLLVNPDLFPIPHDYNHLMGYDKPFSFSTDDMDQSEKS